Proteins found in one Mycoplasmopsis citelli genomic segment:
- the rplK gene encoding 50S ribosomal protein L11: MAKEILKKAKLQFPAGKAKPGPALAGVGVNMPEFTKAFNDATRDRGDEPVPVLITVYKDKSFDFKLFTAPASYKIKQAAKIQSGSQKSKAQIVATIKLEDLRAIAEYKLPDLNTDDVESAMAIIAGTARQMGVLIEGWDDVAKAKAEAKQKAKSDALAKAKEESLKAAAQELAETKGQAINVELVKDEVSSEEQGE, translated from the coding sequence ATGGCAAAAGAAATTTTGAAAAAAGCTAAATTGCAATTCCCTGCCGGAAAAGCAAAGCCAGGTCCTGCACTTGCTGGAGTTGGTGTAAATATGCCAGAATTTACTAAAGCATTTAATGATGCTACAAGAGATAGAGGGGATGAACCTGTTCCTGTTCTTATTACAGTTTATAAAGATAAATCATTTGACTTTAAACTTTTTACTGCTCCTGCTTCATACAAAATTAAGCAAGCAGCTAAAATTCAAAGCGGTTCACAAAAATCAAAAGCACAAATTGTTGCGACAATTAAACTTGAAGATTTAAGAGCAATTGCTGAATATAAACTTCCAGATCTTAATACCGATGATGTGGAAAGTGCAATGGCAATTATTGCTGGAACAGCAAGACAAATGGGTGTTTTAATTGAAGGTTGAGATGATGTGGCTAAAGCTAAAGCCGAGGCAAAACAAAAAGCTAAATCTGATGCATTAGCAAAAGCAAAAGAAGAATCACTTAAAGCTGCAGCACAAGAACTTGCAGAAACTAAAGGTCAAGCAATTAACGTTGAATTAGTAAAAGATGAAGTTTC